In one window of Gossypium hirsutum isolate 1008001.06 chromosome A01, Gossypium_hirsutum_v2.1, whole genome shotgun sequence DNA:
- the LOC107917305 gene encoding uncharacterized protein, whose product MRFIGPYNILKHVGLVTHQLELPPELDQIHDVFRVSMLRQYRSDLSHIVTIDEIELRSDLTFGEEPVQILGRDFKVLRKKIVPLVKVRWRNHGTEEATWEPEESICRLYPYLFGSGNDITRDIIPLR is encoded by the exons atgaggttcattgggccttacaaTATCTTAAAGCATGTCGGACTCGTTACACACCAGTTAGAATTACCGCCAGAGTTGGAtcaaattcatgatgtgtttcgtGTCTCAATGCTGAGACAGTATCGGTCAGATCTGTCACATATTGTTACTATCGATGAGATCGAATTGCGATCGGATTTAACATTCGGAGAGGAACCTGTCCAGATCTTGGGACGTGATTTTAAGGTACTGAGGAAGAAAATTGTTCCTCTAGTAAAAGTTCGGTGGCGGAACCATGgtactgaggaagccacgtgggaacctgaagaaTCAATTTGCCGGTTGTATCCGTATTTGTTTGgctcag GAAATGATATTACAAGAGACATTATTCCGCTGCGTTAG